Proteins encoded in a region of the Zunongwangia endophytica genome:
- a CDS encoding DUF3817 domain-containing protein, which produces MDKTKSIKIFKIISTLEAISFLVLLLIAMPLKYIWDMPSLVRIVGMAHGILFVLYVFGAYYMYEKLNWNIKQLLIVILCSVLPLGPFYVERKYLP; this is translated from the coding sequence ATGGACAAAACGAAATCCATTAAGATTTTCAAAATAATAAGCACATTAGAAGCTATTTCCTTTTTGGTTTTGCTACTAATTGCCATGCCTTTAAAATATATTTGGGACATGCCTTCTCTGGTAAGAATCGTAGGAATGGCACACGGAATTTTATTCGTATTATATGTTTTTGGAGCTTATTATATGTATGAAAAATTAAACTGGAACATCAAGCAACTATTAATAGTTATCCTATGTTCGGTGCTGCCATTAGGTCCTTTTTACGTTGAAAGAAAATATTTACCATGA
- a CDS encoding mechanosensitive ion channel family protein — translation MIKLDELVKQLSCLLEDFLLSSGVNYKIAHYSNLLLNIFVLLVVVLGANYLIKRFVIQTFKTLTDKTKTTFDDFLIQSKFPNYVGQIIPLMLLYYLVPIVFVDYPAILYLFDKLFDLYVIILCIWICRSLLRTSKKYLKTLRQFNDKPVDSYIQVVMIMVWVIGLMFIFAEITGESVQRFIISLGAASAVLLLVFKDTILGFVASIQVAVNDIVRIGDWITFDKYGADGNVTEISLATVRVQNWDNTFTTIPTYSLISESFQNWRGMQESPGRRIKRAVYVKQNSVKFMTSEDLKEFNNISLIKKYVSSRQEEIDKYNSENNIDRSLPLNGRNQTNLGIFRKYIDSYLNEHSAIHKELYIIVRHLAPTDKGIPIEILCFSKDKRWENFEYITADIFDHIISAMPYFGLQIFESPSGDDIKRFYGVQEKN, via the coding sequence ATGATCAAACTGGATGAACTTGTAAAGCAACTTTCCTGCTTACTAGAGGACTTCTTGCTATCAAGCGGAGTAAATTATAAAATTGCTCATTATTCAAATCTATTATTAAATATTTTTGTTCTTCTAGTGGTTGTTCTAGGAGCAAATTATCTTATTAAGCGATTTGTAATTCAGACTTTTAAGACGCTTACCGATAAAACGAAAACTACCTTTGACGATTTTTTGATTCAAAGTAAGTTTCCTAATTATGTAGGGCAGATCATACCTTTAATGCTGCTTTACTACCTGGTTCCTATCGTTTTTGTAGATTATCCGGCTATTCTATATTTGTTTGATAAACTGTTTGATCTTTATGTAATCATCTTATGTATCTGGATCTGTAGAAGTTTACTAAGGACTTCCAAGAAATACTTAAAAACATTACGTCAATTTAATGATAAACCAGTGGATAGCTACATTCAGGTAGTTATGATCATGGTTTGGGTGATTGGACTAATGTTTATTTTTGCTGAAATAACCGGAGAATCTGTTCAACGCTTCATTATTTCTTTAGGTGCGGCCTCGGCGGTACTATTATTAGTTTTTAAAGATACTATTTTAGGATTTGTAGCATCGATACAAGTTGCTGTAAATGATATTGTAAGAATTGGTGATTGGATCACTTTTGATAAATACGGAGCCGATGGAAATGTTACCGAAATAAGTCTGGCTACCGTTAGAGTTCAAAACTGGGATAATACTTTTACAACTATTCCGACTTACAGTTTAATTTCTGAATCTTTCCAAAACTGGAGAGGAATGCAGGAATCCCCAGGTCGTCGAATTAAAAGAGCTGTTTACGTCAAACAGAATTCAGTGAAGTTTATGACTTCAGAAGATCTTAAAGAATTCAATAATATTTCTCTTATTAAAAAATATGTTTCCAGCCGCCAGGAAGAAATAGATAAGTATAATTCAGAAAATAATATTGATCGCTCTCTCCCTTTAAACGGAAGAAATCAAACCAACTTAGGAATTTTTAGAAAATATATCGATTCTTACCTTAATGAACATTCAGCTATTCATAAAGAATTATATATTATTGTTCGCCACCTTGCTCCTACAGATAAAGGGATTCCGATAGAAATCCTATGTTTTAGTAAAGACAAGAGATGGGAGAATTTTGAATATATTACGGCAGATATTTTTGATCATATTATTTCCGCAATGCCCTATTTTGGATTGCAAATATTCGAATCACCTTCAGGAGATGACATCAAAAGAT